A stretch of the Vitis vinifera cultivar Pinot Noir 40024 chromosome 16, ASM3070453v1 genome encodes the following:
- the LOC100252773 gene encoding cytochrome P450 89A2: protein MEKWFFIIVSLCVAALLKALYDLVFPRNRLPPGPITVPFIGNFLWLRKSFSELESVLPDLHAKYGPIITLRMGSRPTIFISTKSLVHQALVQNGAVFADRPPAPLTHRVISCNQQNISAGVYGPNWRLFRRNLTYEILSPLRVKSYSRARKWVLDILLSRLQNHSGPIPVFDHFGYAMFCLLVLMCFGDKLGEKQIQEIEVVERKVLFSYARFNSLNFWGRLGKILFKKRWEELLQLRKDQEAVLIPLIKARQQLKQEMQGKQGQSEDYVLSYADTLLDLQLPEENRKLTYGEIVSLCSEFLNAATHSTSTTVQWIMANLVKYPHIQAKVYEEISGVVKDGAEMVREEDLQKMPYLKAVILEGLRRHPPGHFVLPHSVTQDTVLDGYLIPKNATVNFRVMEISLDPKIWEDPKEFRPERFLSSNGGGEREEAFDITGTREIKMMPFGAGRRVCPGYNLGLLHLEYYVANLVWKFEWKAVEGDDIDLSEKEEFAIMMKSPLQALISPRLK from the coding sequence ATGGAGAAGTGGTTCTTCATCATCGTCTCCCTCTGTGTTGCGGCTCTTCTCAAGGCTCTCTATGATCTTGTCTTCCCAAGAAACAGGCTCCCTCCGGGACCCATTACAGTTCCATTCATTGGAAACTTTCTATGGCTTCGGAAATCATTCTCAGAACTCGAATCCGTCCTTCCAGATCTACACGCTAAGTATGGCCCCATCATCACCCTCCGAATGGGCTCTCGCCCGACCATCTTCATCTCCACCAAATCTCTTGTCCACCAAGCCCTAGTCCAGAACGGCGCGGTCTTCGCCGACCGCCCTCCCGCACCGCTCACCCACAGAGTTATCAGTTGCAACCAGCAGAACATCAGCGCCGGGGTCTATGGCCCGAACTGGCGCCTCTTTCGCCGCAACCTTACCTACGAAATCCTCAGTCCCTTGCGCGTCAAATCGTATTCTCGCGCACGCAAGTGGGTCTTGGACATTCTCCTCTCTCGCCTTCAAAACCATTCCGGACCCATCCCTGTGTTTGATCACTTCGGATACGCCATGTTTTGCTTACTGGTTCTTATGTGCTTCGGGGACAAGCTTGGAGAGAAGCAGATTCAAGAGATTGAAGTGGTTGAGAGGAAAGTTTTGTTCAGCTATGCTCGCTTCAATTCGCTTAATTTCTGGGGTAGATTGGggaaaattttgttcaaaaagCGTTGGGAGGAGTTGCTACAGCTTCGCAAGGATCAGGAGGCCGTACTGATTCCCCTCATCAAAGCCAGACAACAGCTAAAGCaagaaatgcaaggaaaacAAGGGCAATCAGAGGACTATGTCTTGTCGTATGCTGACACTTTGCTAGACCTGCAACTGCCGGAAGAGAACCGGAAGCTTACCTATGGAGAGATAGTTAGTTTGTGCTCGGAGTTTCTCAACGCTGCAACTCATTCGACAAGCACTACAGTGCAGTGGATTATGGCGAATCTGGTGAAATACCCGCATATTCAAGCCAAGGTGTATGAAGAGATTAGTGGGGTTGTGAAGGATGGAGCGGAAATGGTAAGGGAGGAAGATTTGCAGAAGATGCCATACTTAAAGGCCGTGATTTTGGAAGGTCTGAGGCGTCATCCTCCAGGACACTTTGTGCTGCCTCATTCAGTGACCCAAGATACAGTCTTGGACGGTTACCTCATACCCAAAAATGCTACTGTGAATTTCAGGGTTATGGAGATCAGTCTAGACCCAAAAATATGGGAAGATCCAAAAGAGTTCAGGCCCGAGAGGTTCTTGAGCAGTAATGgtgggggagagagagaagaagcATTTGATATAACTGGGACTAGGGAGATTAAGATGATGCCATTTGGTGCAGGACGAAGGGTTTGCCCTGGGTATAATTTAGGGTTGCTGCATTTGGAGTATTATGTGGCCAATTTGGTATGGAAATTTGAATGGAAGGCTGTGGAAGGAGATGATATTGATCTATCAGAGAAGGAAGAGTTTGCAATAATGATGAAGAGCCCATTGCAGGCTCTCATATCTCCAAGGTTAAAATAA
- the LOC100251115 gene encoding cytochrome P450 89A2-like, giving the protein MEIWVFLLTRVFQLIRVFLLIWVFLLIWVFLFIVSLCIASLLKSLHDFFFPKINLPPGPAAFPLIGNLLWLGTSFSELEPILRNLHGKYGPIFTVRIRSRPAIFISSNSLAHQALVQNGVIFSDRPAALPASRVMSSNQRNINSCPYGQTWRLLRRNLTAEILHPSRVRSYSNARKWVLDILVSRLRSHSDGFVPVRVMDHFQYAMFCLLVLMCFGDKLEEKQIQEIEMIHRRLLLVFRRFNRLDLLPRMGKVLFRKRWEELLNLRKDQDAILLPHIRARQWLKQETQSKREEDNGNPVSSSSSKDYVLSYVDTLLDLQLPEEKRKLNEGEMVTLCSEFLSAGTDTTSTALQWIMANLVKSPHIQARLFEEISGVVGEDEEEVKEEDLLKMPYLKKVVLEGLRRHPPGHFVLPHSVTQDVSFEGYDIPKNATVNFMISEMNWNPTIWENPMEFKPERFLNNNGDGDHGVEGEAFDITGSREIKMMPFGAGRRICPGYGLAMLLLEYFVGNLVWNFEWKAVEGDEVDLSEKMEFTVVMKNPLQARLSPRLK; this is encoded by the coding sequence ATGGAGATATGGGTCTTCCTCTTGACACGGGTCTTCCAATTGATACGGGTTTTCCTCTTGATATGGGTCTTCCTCTTGATATGGGTCTTCCTCTTCATCGTCTCCCTTTGTATTGCTTCTCTCCTCAAATCTCTCCATGATTTCTTCTTCCCAAAGATCAATCTCCCACCAGGACCCGCCGCCTTTCCTCTCATCGGAAACCTCCTCTGGCTCGGCACATCCTTCTCCGAACTCGAACCCATCCTCCGAAATTTACACGGCAAGTACGGCCCAATCTTCACTGTCCGAATCCGCTCTCGCCCGGCCATCTTCATCTCCTCCAACTCCCTCGCCCACCAGGCCTTGGTCCAAAACGGAGTCATTTTCTCCGACCGTCCTGCGGCGCTTCCGGCCAGTAGAGTCATGAGCAGTAACCAACGAAACATCAATTCCTGTCCCTATGGCCAGACCTGGCGTCTCCTACGCCGCAACCTCACGGCCGAGATTCTCCACCCTTCCCGGGTGAGAAGCTACTCCAACGCACGGAAGTGGGTGCTGGATATTCTGGTCTCTCGGCTTAGAAGCCACTCCGACGGATTTGTCCCCGTCCGAGTAATGGATCACTTTCAATATGCCATGTTTTGCCTACTGGTACTCATGTGTTTCGGGGACAAGCTCGAGGAGAAGCAAATTCAGGAGATTGAGATGATTCATCGAAGGTTGTTGTTGGTGTTCCGTCGATTCAATAGGCTCGATTTGTTGCCGAGGATGGGTAAGGTATTATTTCGAAAAAGGTGGGAGGAGTTGCTCAATTTGCGCAAGGATCAAGATGCGATTCTGCTGCCGCACATAAGAGCCAGACAGTGGTTAAAGCAGGAAACGCAAAGCAAACGAGAAGAAGACAATGGCAACCCGGTTTCATCTTCATCCTCAAAGGACTATGTCTTGTCGTACGTCGATACTTTGCTGGATCTGCAGTTGCCGGAAGAGAAGAGGAAGCTTAATGAAGGAGAGATGGTGACGCTGTGCTCGGAGTTTCTCAGTGCCGGAACTGACACTACCTCCACTGCACTGCAGTGGATCATGGCGAACCTGGTGAAGTCCCCCCATATTCAGGCCAGGCTTTTCGAGGAGATTAGTGGGGTTGTGGGCGAAGACGAGGAGGAGGTGAAGGAGGAGGATTTGCTGAAGATGCCATACTTGAAGAAAGTGGTCTTGGAAGGGTTGAGGCGGCATCCTCCGGGACACTTTGTGTTGCCTCATTCAGTGACCCAAGATGTAAGCTTTGAAGGGTATGACATACCCAAGAACGCAACTGTGAATTTCATGATATCAGAGATGAATTGGAACCCAACGATTTGGGAAAACCCAATGGAGTTCAAGCCAGAGAGGTTCTTGAACAACAATGGAGATGGAGACCATGGAGTTGAAGGGGAAGCATTTGATATAACTGGGAGCAGAGAGATAAAGATGATGCCATTTGGTGCAGGGAGGAGGATATGTCCCGGGTATGGGTTGGCAATGCTGCTTTTGGAGTATTTTGTGGGGAATTTGGTGTGGAATTTTGAATGGAAGGCAGTGGAGGGAGATGAAGTTGATCTATCTGAGAAGATGGAGTTCACAGTAGTAATGAAGAATCCATTGCAGGCTCGCTTATCTCCGAGGTTGAAATAG